AAGGTGCCCGCCCTCCCCGCCCGGGATGGGGAGTTCGACATTCGTTCGAATGACGGTCTCCGCCGGCATGGGAAGAACCCGCCCGGACGGGTAGAAGAGGTCCGCCTCCTCCACCACCTGCGAACAGGACGCGGCCACCAGCGCGAACGCAGCCACGGAAAGCCACCGGCTCAGGCGAGGGAGGGACGACACCTCAAGAATGTCCGGTGGCAGGAGGGTCTTCTCCGGGCGGGCTGGGCTGCCCGCCGGAACAACATCCGCAGGAGTCCTTCTGATCGGGGCGGCCCCCGCAAGAACCCCGCAGGCGTCGCCCGCATAATAGGGTCCCCGCTGAAAGAAGGAGGACGGCCACCCCGAACAGGAGCACTCCGGCGACAATTTGCATGGAGTCCAGCCTAGACCGGGTGAAGGCGCAGGTCAAGACGGCTCCATTGCGGCGATTTCTTCTGAACTGCCGGGGGGGTTCGGGGGTAGTATGTTCCGGCCCCGGAACCGATTCCGGAAGCCGTCGTCCCATGAATCACCGGAGGGAAGCCCGATGTTCCTATTGTCCGCCCGGCGTCTCGCCGCCCCGGCCGCCGCTTTCGCATCGGTTCTGCTTCTTGCGGGGGTACTCCCGACGGAGGCCGCCCCGAAGGCGCGCGTGGAGCCGGAGACGCTGGAACTCGGCTTCATCGAGGAGGGGCACACCTTCGAGCGGTTTCTCGAAGTCCACAACGACGGTGACGAAGTGCTCATCCTGGAGCGAATCGACACTTCCTGCGGCTGCACCGCGGCGGCGGTGGAGGGCAACAGCGAGGTGCTCCCCGGAGAGTCGCGGCAGGTTCGAGTCGCGTTCGATTCCAAGAGCGTGGACGGGTCCGTAACGAAGAAGGTGACCATTGTCACAAACGACCCGGAGATGGCTCATCATGTGGTACGCCTCAACGCGGAAGTCCATATGCCGGTCAAGTGGGATCCGAAGTACATCATGCTGGATCGCGTTTCCGGCAAGGATGAGATCGTTCGGGAAGTGAAGCTGCTTGCCGACACGGACCTCGGGCTTCGTGTCACCGGCTCGGAGCTGATGGGCGGGCGGCTCCATGATCGAGAGTCCAGCGTCTTCGACTTCGAGCAATCGGAGACCGTGCGG
This genomic interval from Gemmatimonadota bacterium contains the following:
- a CDS encoding DUF1573 domain-containing protein, coding for MFLLSARRLAAPAAAFASVLLLAGVLPTEAAPKARVEPETLELGFIEEGHTFERFLEVHNDGDEVLILERIDTSCGCTAAAVEGNSEVLPGESRQVRVAFDSKSVDGSVTKKVTIVTNDPEMAHHVVRLNAEVHMPVKWDPKYIMLDRVSGKDEIVREVKLLADTDLGLRVTGSELMGGRLHDRESSVFDFEQSETVREGDRDAVTFTLRMRPGLGPQRISDILFAYTNIAGRDTMKVPIRGEVSGRIEVDPASVFMRTVDSGQETMREIYVTASEGEFRILGVERGDLPVQVEVDSEEPGSSIMVRIYYLAEKPGTRGQGNITILTDDPVQGRIDVPVRYRVRGTARQ